A part of Vulpes vulpes isolate BD-2025 chromosome 15, VulVul3, whole genome shotgun sequence genomic DNA contains:
- the ARHGAP19 gene encoding rho GTPase-activating protein 19, which produces MATEAQSEGEVPARDSRPSDAICNFVICNDSSLRGQPIIFNPDFFVEKLRHEKPEEFTELVVSNITRLIDLPGTELAQLMGEVDLKLPGGAGPASGFFRSLMSLKRKEKGVVFGSPLTEEGIAQIYQLIEYLHKNLRVEGLFRVPGNSVRQQILRDALNNGTDIDLESGEFHSNDVATLLKMFLGELPEPLLTHKHFHAHLKIADLMQFDDKGNKTNVPDKERQIEALQLLFLILPPPNRNLLKLLLDLLYQTAKKQDKNKMSAYNLALMFAPHVLWPKNVTANDLQENITKLNNGMAFMIKHSQKLFKAPVYIRECARLHYLGSRTQASKDDLDLIASCSTKSFQLAKSQKRNWVDSCSHQEETQQRTEEALRELFQHVHNMPESAKKKQLIRQFNKQSVTQTPGRESSTPRVQKRARSRSFSGLIKRKVLGNQMMSEKKNKYPTPESVAIGELKRTSKENMNLLFSGSPAVTMTPTRLKWSEGKKEGKKGFL; this is translated from the exons TGATGCCATCTGTAATTTTGTTATCTGCAATGACTCCTCCCTTCGAGGGCAACCCATTATATTCAATCCTGACTTTTTTGTGGAGAAACTCCGACATGAGAAACCTGAGGAGTTCACCGAGTTGGTGGTCAGCAATATTACAAGGCTCATTGACTTACCTGGAACCGAGTTGGCTCAGCTGATGGGGGAAGTGGACCTTAAATTGCCTGGTGGGGCCGGCCCAGCATCTGGATTCTTCCGGTCTCTAATGTCTCTTAAGCGAAAGG aaaaaggagtGGTATTTGGATCCCCGTTGACAGAGGAAGGCATTGCCCAGATATACCAACTGATTGAGTATCTACACAAAA ACTTGAGAGTAGAGGGTTTGTTTAGAGTACCAGGGAATAGTGTCCGACAGCAGATTTTAAGAGATGCTCTCAATAATGGAACTGATATTGACTTGGAATCAGGGGAGTTTCATTCAAATGACGTTGCTACCTTGCTGAAGATGTTTCTGGGAGAGTTACCTGAGCCCTTGCTGACTCATAAACATTTCCATGCGCACCTCAAAATTGCTG ATTTGATGCAGTTTGATGATAAAGGAAACAAGACCAATGTACCAGATAAGGAGAGGCAAATTGAGGCTCTCCAGTTGCTCTTCCTCATTCTTCCTCCACCCAATCGTAACTTGCTGAAGTTATTGCTTGATCTCCTGTACCagacagcaaagaaacaagacaagaataAGATGTCTGCCTATAACCTTGCCCTTATGTTTGCACCCCATGTCCTGTGGCCAAAAAAT GTCACAGCAAATGACCTCCAAGAGAATATCACAAAGTTGAACAATGGGATGGCTTTTATGATTAAACACTCACAGAAACTTTTTAAG GCTCCTGTTTATATTCGGGAATGTGCCAGGCTGCACTATTTGGGCTCCAGAACTCAAGCATCAAAG GATGATCTTGATCTGATAGCTTCATGTTCTACTAAGTCCTTCCAACTGGCAAAATCTCAGAAACGGAACTGGGTGGATTCCTGCTCTCACCAGGAGGAGACCCAGCAGCGTACGGAAGAGGCATTGAGAGAACTGTTCCAACATGTTCACAATATGCCAGAGTCAGCAAAGAAGAAACAACTTATTAGACAG TTTAATAAGCAATCTGTGACCCAAACACCAGGGCGAGAATCTTCTACTCCTCGGGTACAGAAAAGAGCCCGTTCACGTTCCTTCAGTGGCCTTATTAAG CGGAAGGTCCTGGGAAATCAGATgatgtcagaaaagaaaaacaagtaccCTACTCCGGAATCTGTAGCCATTGGTGAATTGAAGAGAACCAGCAAAGAAAATATGAACTTA TTATTTTCTGGCTCTCCAGCTGTCACGATGACACCAACAAGATTGAAATGGtctgagggaaagaaagaggggaaaaaag